In Pseudomonas deceptionensis, a single window of DNA contains:
- the mltG gene encoding endolytic transglycosylase MltG: MKRKFLVLLETGLVLAGLLLGASAWKLNSALDQPLNLTQEQLLDVPAGATPTGTFNRLEADDILNDAFWLRLYWRFNLEGQPLHSGEYRMTPGMTAQDLIGLWQRGEVVQYSLTLVEGWNFRQVRSALAKHEKIEQTLDGLSDSEVMEKLGHPGVFPEGRFFPDTYRFVRGMTDAQLLEKAYDRLEKVLAQEWEQRAPDLPYTGPYQALIMASLVEKETGVPQERGQIAGVFVRRMNIGMPLQTDPTVIYGLGERYNGKLTRAHLREPTPYNTYTIPGLPPTPIAMVGREAIHAALHPVSGSSLYFVAKGDGSHTFSDDLDAHNSAVREFQIKRRADYRSSPAPTPAAEPASTPVEPQGPKDTD; the protein is encoded by the coding sequence GTGAAACGTAAATTCTTGGTGCTGCTGGAGACAGGTCTGGTGCTGGCGGGCTTGCTGCTGGGCGCCAGTGCCTGGAAGCTCAATTCGGCGCTGGATCAACCCCTCAACCTGACGCAAGAGCAATTGCTCGACGTACCGGCTGGCGCCACGCCGACGGGCACGTTCAATCGTCTGGAAGCCGACGACATTCTGAACGACGCGTTCTGGTTGCGTTTGTACTGGCGCTTCAATCTTGAGGGCCAGCCCCTGCACAGCGGTGAATACCGCATGACCCCCGGCATGACGGCCCAGGACCTGATTGGCCTGTGGCAACGTGGCGAAGTGGTGCAATACAGCCTGACCCTGGTCGAAGGCTGGAACTTTCGTCAGGTACGCAGTGCCTTGGCCAAACATGAAAAAATCGAACAGACCCTCGACGGTCTAAGCGACAGCGAGGTCATGGAAAAACTCGGTCATCCGGGTGTATTCCCCGAAGGCCGATTCTTTCCTGACACCTATCGCTTTGTGCGCGGCATGACCGATGCCCAACTGCTCGAAAAAGCCTACGACCGGCTGGAAAAGGTTCTGGCCCAAGAGTGGGAACAGCGCGCGCCTGATTTGCCGTACACCGGGCCTTATCAGGCTCTGATCATGGCCTCGCTGGTCGAAAAAGAAACCGGCGTGCCCCAGGAACGTGGGCAGATTGCCGGGGTTTTTGTACGTCGTATGAATATCGGCATGCCGCTGCAAACCGATCCAACGGTGATCTATGGTTTGGGCGAACGTTACAACGGCAAGCTGACCCGGGCCCATTTGCGTGAGCCTACGCCTTACAACACCTACACCATCCCCGGCTTGCCGCCGACGCCGATTGCCATGGTAGGGCGTGAAGCGATTCACGCGGCCTTGCACCCGGTCAGTGGCTCCAGCCTGTACTTTGTGGCCAAGGGTGATGGTAGCCACACGTTTTCCGATGATCTGGATGCTCACAACAGCGCCGTGCGCGAGTTCCAGATCAAGCGCCGGGCAGATTACCGTTCGAGCCCTGCGCCGACCCCTGCTGCCGAGCCGGCGAGTACCCCGGTCGAGCCGCAAGGCCCGAAAGACACTGATTAA